One Brevibacillus choshinensis genomic window carries:
- a CDS encoding long-chain-fatty-acid--CoA ligase: MILTTGLMRNAKVMPEKEAIVDGEHRFTYAEFAARVAKLKDALAQAGIQKGDRIAALMLNDFRYIELLFGVTALGAILVPLNYRLAPDELAYILTDSGAKALFVHRDFLKALPFLRENALSLNHYVLVDDDETHEQLDSYEAWISKAKEQPLSYSPDVHEDDVAGLFYTGGTTGRPKGVMLTHRNLVSNFYHTGVLTGVSSHSRYLHVAPMFHLADGTSMVSITIVGGTHCVVRSFTAKAFMQAIDQYKVTSTLLVPTMLNMVMNDPDFKKYNVSSLERVTYGAAPMPLALLKRVMREFPGIQLMQGYGMTEASPSLTQLTAEYHVLTGEEKQERRLLSAGKPVLGVEVRVVDEEGRDVPVGQVGEVIARGENIMKGYWNLPEETCAVLKNGWYHTGDMGAFDDEHFLYIVDRKKDMIISGGENIYSPEVENVLYQHPDVVEVAVVGEPDPKWGEAVVAEVVKAAGSTLTEQELIDFTRGMLANYKVPKRITFVAELPKSGAGKILKRNIRDRYWRGMTRDVN; this comes from the coding sequence ATGATTTTGACGACCGGATTGATGAGAAATGCCAAGGTCATGCCAGAGAAAGAAGCGATCGTGGACGGGGAACATCGTTTTACGTATGCCGAATTTGCAGCACGCGTAGCCAAGCTAAAAGATGCCCTGGCCCAGGCTGGCATTCAAAAAGGTGACCGCATCGCTGCACTTATGCTGAACGATTTTCGCTATATAGAGCTGCTGTTTGGGGTAACAGCATTGGGGGCGATCCTGGTGCCGCTGAACTACCGATTAGCGCCAGATGAGCTCGCCTATATTCTCACCGATTCCGGAGCCAAAGCCCTCTTTGTCCATCGCGATTTTTTGAAAGCGCTTCCTTTCTTGAGGGAGAATGCGCTTTCCCTGAATCACTATGTGCTTGTTGATGATGATGAGACCCATGAGCAATTGGATTCGTATGAAGCTTGGATTTCAAAGGCAAAAGAACAACCGTTGAGTTATTCTCCGGACGTGCACGAGGATGATGTGGCTGGACTGTTTTATACCGGCGGCACGACTGGTCGGCCCAAAGGGGTCATGCTGACGCATCGAAACTTGGTCAGCAACTTCTACCATACAGGGGTGCTGACTGGAGTGAGCAGTCATTCCCGTTATTTGCACGTGGCGCCGATGTTTCATCTCGCAGACGGTACCAGTATGGTCAGCATCACGATTGTGGGAGGGACTCACTGTGTAGTCCGGTCGTTCACAGCGAAGGCATTCATGCAGGCTATCGATCAGTACAAAGTGACGTCGACCTTATTGGTGCCTACGATGCTGAACATGGTCATGAACGACCCGGATTTCAAAAAATACAACGTCAGCTCACTGGAGCGTGTCACATATGGTGCAGCTCCGATGCCGCTTGCGCTCTTGAAACGCGTGATGCGGGAATTCCCGGGGATTCAGCTCATGCAAGGCTACGGAATGACCGAGGCCTCTCCTTCGCTGACCCAATTGACGGCAGAATACCATGTCCTCACAGGAGAGGAAAAGCAGGAGCGAAGACTGCTTTCAGCGGGCAAGCCTGTATTGGGAGTAGAAGTGCGTGTCGTCGATGAAGAGGGAAGAGATGTCCCCGTTGGCCAGGTGGGGGAAGTGATCGCCCGGGGGGAAAACATCATGAAAGGCTACTGGAATCTTCCTGAAGAGACGTGTGCTGTCTTGAAAAACGGCTGGTACCATACGGGGGATATGGGGGCATTTGATGACGAGCATTTTCTCTATATCGTGGACCGGAAGAAGGACATGATCATCAGCGGCGGCGAAAACATTTATTCTCCCGAGGTGGAGAACGTCTTGTACCAGCACCCGGATGTCGTGGAGGTGGCGGTGGTTGGGGAGCCGGATCCCAAATGGGGAGAGGCAGTCGTCGCCGAGGTAGTGAAGGCAGCAGGAAGTACGCTCACAGAGCAAGAGCTGATCGATTTTACCCGTGGCATGCTTGCGAATTATAAAGTGCCGAAGCGAATTACCTTCGTCGCTGAGCTGCCAAAAAGCGGAGCTGGGAAAATATTGAAGCGCAATATTCGGGATCGCTACTGGAGGGGCATGACAAGGGATGTAAATTGA
- a CDS encoding chromate transporter, whose translation MSASASKESQERKAGLSHSLWEVLQVSLKLGLTSFGGPMAHLGYFHEEYIRRRKWMDERSYADLVALCQFLPGPASSQVGIGIGIMRAGLLGGLVAWLGFTLPSVLALVLFAFLLKGLDLGDAGWIHGLKLVAVAIVAQAVLGMGQKLTPDRKRVTIAIAAAAITLLWQTAWSQVWIILAAGVIGYFLYPHPQPADLPELRVPVRRSVAVVSLLLFFALLIGLPLLRNVASFHGLAMFDSFYRAGSLVFGGGHVVLPLLEREVVPAGWLPKEDFLAGYGAAQAVPGPLFTFAAYLGAVMDGWYGAAIATIGIFLPAFLLVLGTLPFWAALRTNPSIQGALVGVNAAVVGILLAALYAPIWTSTIHTSIDFVPASLLFILLVFWKAPPWVVVIAGAVGGTVISFWS comes from the coding sequence GTGTCTGCTTCAGCAAGCAAAGAAAGCCAAGAGAGGAAAGCTGGACTTTCCCACTCGCTATGGGAAGTCCTACAAGTCTCCTTGAAGCTAGGGCTCACTTCGTTTGGCGGCCCCATGGCCCATCTCGGCTATTTTCACGAGGAATATATTCGCCGCAGAAAATGGATGGATGAACGAAGCTATGCTGACCTGGTGGCGCTCTGTCAATTCCTGCCGGGTCCTGCAAGCAGTCAAGTGGGAATCGGGATCGGAATCATGCGGGCAGGGCTCTTGGGAGGATTGGTGGCTTGGTTGGGCTTCACCCTTCCTTCGGTCCTCGCTTTGGTTCTGTTTGCTTTTTTACTGAAGGGACTGGATCTGGGAGACGCTGGCTGGATCCATGGTTTAAAGCTTGTGGCAGTAGCGATCGTCGCGCAAGCTGTGTTGGGAATGGGGCAAAAACTGACCCCTGACCGAAAACGGGTAACCATCGCCATCGCGGCAGCAGCGATCACGCTACTCTGGCAGACGGCATGGAGCCAGGTATGGATCATCCTCGCTGCTGGTGTCATCGGTTATTTCCTTTACCCGCATCCTCAACCCGCTGATTTGCCTGAACTTCGCGTCCCGGTTCGCCGGTCTGTTGCGGTGGTCAGTCTGCTTTTGTTTTTTGCCCTTTTAATCGGTCTACCCCTGCTCCGAAATGTGGCATCCTTTCATGGGCTCGCCATGTTTGACAGCTTTTACAGAGCAGGCTCTTTGGTATTTGGCGGTGGGCATGTCGTCCTGCCACTTCTAGAGAGAGAAGTCGTTCCAGCTGGGTGGTTGCCAAAAGAAGATTTTCTGGCAGGTTATGGTGCAGCCCAAGCCGTTCCCGGGCCATTGTTTACCTTTGCCGCTTATTTGGGAGCGGTCATGGATGGATGGTACGGAGCCGCCATCGCCACGATCGGTATTTTTCTTCCAGCCTTCTTACTGGTCTTGGGTACCTTGCCGTTTTGGGCTGCGCTTCGCACGAACCCAAGCATTCAAGGTGCGCTCGTGGGGGTAAATGCCGCTGTGGTTGGCATCTTGTTAGCTGCTTTGTATGCTCCTATCTGGACCAGTACCATCCATACCTCGATTGATTTTGTCCCTGCCTCCCTTTTGTTCATCTTGCTCGTTTTTTGGAAGGCGCCACCGTGGGTCGTCGTGATTGCCGGTGCGGTCGGGGGAACCGTGATCAGCTTTTGGTCGTAG
- a CDS encoding MaoC/PaaZ C-terminal domain-containing protein produces MRVGYELPLVEKGEITHTQLVRYAGASGDFNPIHTVVPFAEKVGLGGVIAHGMMIMGFIGQAIGTWFHPDQLLHFSVRFQAMTRPGERITVRGEVVGETGDTWKCQATAVNEAGEKKVSASFEVQKA; encoded by the coding sequence TTGAGAGTTGGATATGAGCTGCCACTTGTAGAAAAAGGGGAAATCACGCATACGCAATTGGTGCGTTACGCTGGGGCGTCCGGCGACTTCAATCCCATTCACACCGTGGTGCCGTTCGCGGAAAAAGTAGGATTGGGAGGTGTCATCGCACACGGAATGATGATCATGGGGTTCATCGGGCAAGCGATTGGCACGTGGTTTCATCCGGACCAGCTGCTGCACTTTTCCGTACGCTTCCAGGCCATGACGAGACCGGGGGAGAGAATCACCGTTCGGGGAGAAGTCGTAGGGGAGACCGGCGACACCTGGAAGTGCCAAGCCACAGCAGTCAATGAAGCGGGGGAGAAGAAGGTCAGCGCGTCGTTTGAAGTTCAAAAAGCATAG
- a CDS encoding SDR family NAD(P)-dependent oxidoreductase produces the protein MGGMLENQVAIITGSGRGVGREVALMMAEHDAKVVVSDRDEGPANEVAAAIRERGGEAIVFCGDVTASDFAKGIMDETISEFGRLDILVNNAGYTSDALIHKMTDEQFQSMLDIHLIAPFRLIREATPYMRDAAKKEIEQGMVHHRKIVNVSSVAGISGNVGQANYSSAKAGLVGLTKTVAKEWAGFHINSNAVAFGFIDTRLTQPKELGETVDGVAVGIPEKVRNMFIEKIPQKRAGDPKEAAAGIFYLASPLSNYVNGQVLHINGGTYT, from the coding sequence ATGGGTGGAATGCTGGAAAATCAAGTGGCAATCATTACAGGCTCAGGCCGGGGAGTGGGGCGAGAGGTCGCCCTGATGATGGCAGAGCACGATGCGAAAGTGGTGGTCTCCGATCGCGACGAGGGACCGGCTAATGAAGTAGCAGCAGCGATTCGGGAAAGAGGAGGTGAGGCAATCGTCTTTTGCGGAGATGTGACCGCTTCCGATTTTGCAAAAGGAATCATGGATGAGACGATCTCGGAATTCGGCAGGCTGGATATTTTGGTGAACAATGCAGGCTACACGTCTGATGCTCTCATCCACAAAATGACGGATGAACAGTTTCAGTCCATGCTGGACATTCATCTGATCGCCCCGTTCAGGCTGATCCGGGAAGCGACTCCCTACATGCGGGATGCGGCCAAGAAAGAGATCGAGCAAGGAATGGTCCACCACCGGAAAATCGTGAACGTATCGTCAGTGGCGGGGATCAGCGGAAATGTCGGGCAGGCCAACTATTCGTCTGCAAAAGCAGGGCTGGTCGGTCTGACCAAGACGGTCGCCAAGGAATGGGCCGGCTTTCACATCAACTCCAACGCCGTTGCGTTTGGATTCATTGACACGCGGCTCACGCAACCCAAAGAGCTGGGGGAGACGGTGGATGGCGTAGCAGTGGGCATTCCGGAAAAAGTGAGGAACATGTTCATTGAGAAAATACCGCAAAAGCGTGCAGGGGACCCCAAAGAGGCGGCAGCAGGGATTTTCTATCTCGCGTCTCCCCTCTCTAATTACGTAAACGGGCAAGTCCTGCATATCAACGGCGGGACCTATACCTAA
- a CDS encoding serine hydrolase — MVFPAYAEKRGDGEAPSIEKKEKKTKPVKRPLSHPWDEPGHSSGKLHPGKPAAAGMQAAPLEEIDSLIEASIDQGVMPGAVVLVARRGVIVKEQAYGYSAQFADDEKTPLDRPIRMETDTIFDMASVSKLFTSTAVMQLYEKERFDLDDPVAEYLPDFAENGKEKVTIRQLLTHTSGFEPFIPLYQMGASREERLQIVLRHPLVNRSGSKYVYSDLNLITLGALVEKLTGQRLDEYVREHITEPLDMSDTMYNPGERLKKRIAATEYQPWTNRGLVWGDVHDENAWSLDGVAGHAGVFSSARDLAVFAQMMLNGGKYGGKRILSKESIELMTENQIPQFPGDDHGLGWELYQGWYMDALSDSKTMGHTGYTGTSIVVSPNNETICIVLTNRVHPTRNTVSTNPVRRGVARQAALAIPVDIPWKDGAWFAGVGDERQNTLTAEVDLAEGGEIAFDTWFRIENESDYGYVEASVDGENWTEVGPAATGESDWKKVTWELPSGIKQIRFRYATDKTVNGRGWFVHDPEVKDEAGHEVDVEWMSDGWSQEGN; from the coding sequence ATGGTTTTTCCAGCTTATGCTGAAAAGCGTGGGGATGGGGAAGCGCCTTCCATCGAAAAGAAGGAGAAAAAGACCAAGCCAGTCAAACGTCCCTTGTCCCATCCATGGGACGAGCCCGGGCATTCCAGCGGTAAGCTCCATCCGGGGAAGCCAGCTGCAGCGGGTATGCAAGCCGCGCCGCTGGAGGAGATCGATTCGCTGATCGAGGCGTCGATTGACCAGGGCGTGATGCCCGGCGCCGTCGTACTCGTTGCACGCCGTGGGGTGATCGTAAAAGAACAGGCGTACGGCTACTCGGCGCAATTTGCCGATGATGAAAAGACGCCGTTGGATCGGCCCATTCGCATGGAAACGGACACCATTTTCGATATGGCCTCGGTAAGCAAGCTGTTTACCTCCACGGCCGTCATGCAGCTGTACGAAAAAGAGCGGTTCGACTTGGACGATCCGGTCGCCGAATACCTTCCTGATTTCGCGGAAAACGGCAAGGAAAAGGTCACCATCCGGCAGCTGCTGACGCATACTTCCGGTTTTGAGCCGTTTATACCGCTCTATCAAATGGGAGCCAGTAGGGAAGAACGGTTGCAGATCGTTTTGCGTCATCCTCTCGTCAACCGCTCGGGGAGCAAATACGTTTACAGCGATTTGAACCTGATCACGCTGGGTGCTTTAGTGGAGAAGCTGACAGGCCAACGCTTGGATGAATACGTCCGCGAGCACATCACGGAGCCGCTTGACATGTCCGATACCATGTACAATCCCGGGGAACGCTTGAAAAAACGGATCGCGGCTACCGAATACCAGCCATGGACAAACAGAGGGTTGGTCTGGGGCGACGTGCACGACGAGAATGCCTGGTCGCTGGACGGAGTGGCGGGGCACGCTGGAGTGTTCAGCTCTGCCCGCGACTTGGCAGTCTTTGCCCAGATGATGCTGAACGGCGGAAAATACGGCGGGAAACGGATTCTGTCCAAGGAATCGATCGAGCTGATGACGGAAAACCAGATCCCTCAGTTCCCGGGAGATGATCATGGTCTCGGCTGGGAGCTGTACCAGGGCTGGTACATGGATGCCTTGAGCGACAGCAAAACGATGGGGCATACCGGATATACCGGTACATCGATCGTCGTCAGTCCGAATAATGAAACCATTTGCATCGTCCTCACCAATCGCGTGCACCCGACGCGCAATACCGTATCCACCAATCCTGTTCGGAGGGGAGTCGCTCGTCAGGCGGCACTGGCGATCCCGGTCGATATTCCTTGGAAGGACGGCGCATGGTTTGCGGGAGTCGGCGATGAACGGCAAAACACCCTAACCGCCGAGGTAGACCTTGCGGAAGGTGGGGAAATCGCATTCGATACCTGGTTCCGAATTGAAAACGAGTCGGATTACGGCTATGTGGAAGCATCCGTGGATGGAGAGAACTGGACGGAGGTCGGCCCCGCCGCAACGGGAGAAAGCGACTGGAAAAAGGTGACGTGGGAGCTTCCATCGGGGATCAAGCAAATCCGTTTTCGCTATGCCACGGACAAGACGGTGAACGGCCGAGGTTGGTTTGTCCATGATCCGGAAGTAAAGGATGAAGCGGGCCATGAGGTGGATGTCGAATGGATGTCGGATGGATGGTCGCAAGAGGGCAACTAA
- a CDS encoding enoyl-CoA hydratase/isomerase family protein has product MAYEQLQVHVENKVGWIKMCRPDIRNAMIPELRRELHTALAQLDQDDQVNVLVLTGDGKAFCAGGDLGGMNRKIDAVTGRKKLLQSHELIRTLLRLEKPVIAAVNGAAAGAGFSVALACDMIVAAKSSFFVQSFVNVGLVPDLGAVHFLTSLLGPHRAKELMFTGERVTADKALELGVVNRVIDDEGFLTEVGAIAEKLAKGPAISMGLTKAMVNRSILSQLHDTFEMEAFAQGLCFETEDFREGVTAFFEKRSPRFSGR; this is encoded by the coding sequence ATGGCGTATGAACAGCTGCAAGTGCATGTAGAAAACAAGGTCGGCTGGATCAAAATGTGCCGACCTGACATTCGCAATGCGATGATCCCTGAGCTGCGCAGAGAGCTGCATACGGCGCTGGCACAGCTGGATCAGGATGATCAGGTGAATGTCCTGGTTCTCACTGGCGATGGGAAAGCTTTTTGTGCAGGTGGAGATCTCGGAGGCATGAACAGAAAAATAGATGCGGTCACTGGAAGAAAAAAACTGCTGCAATCCCATGAGCTGATCCGAACCCTGTTACGTCTGGAGAAGCCGGTGATCGCTGCGGTGAATGGAGCGGCTGCAGGTGCTGGATTCAGCGTGGCACTGGCTTGCGACATGATCGTTGCAGCGAAGTCCTCCTTTTTTGTGCAGAGCTTCGTCAACGTCGGTCTGGTACCTGACCTCGGTGCTGTTCACTTCTTGACCAGCCTGCTCGGGCCACATCGCGCCAAAGAGCTCATGTTCACGGGTGAAAGAGTGACGGCAGACAAGGCGCTGGAGCTTGGCGTGGTCAACCGGGTGATCGATGACGAGGGCTTTCTGACTGAGGTGGGGGCGATTGCTGAAAAGCTGGCGAAAGGCCCAGCAATCTCGATGGGGCTGACCAAAGCCATGGTGAACCGGAGCATCCTTTCGCAGCTGCACGACACCTTTGAAATGGAAGCGTTTGCGCAAGGGCTGTGCTTTGAAACGGAAGATTTCAGAGAGGGTGTCACTGCTTTCTTTGAAAAGCGTTCACCCCGTTTCTCCGGTCGCTGA
- a CDS encoding exo-beta-N-acetylmuramidase NamZ family protein has product MTKNRWLRCLSSLVLLCTLTAAGGADLGLAKDKKNNHAVQTGIERLLENPQILKGKKVGLITNPTGVTVDLTHDVDALLEKNINLVAVYGPEHGIRGTEQAGSAPGTYEDPKTGLPFYNLYGKTPQEIAPIFSDVDVILFDIQDVGSRFYTYISTMAYAMKAAALQDKPFIVLDRPNPIGGVKVEGPVLDPDYQSFVGIYPIPVRHGMTVGELAVLFNEQFLEKELGKKANLEIVQMKGWKRDMQYDETGLPWVLPSPNMPTPETALVYPGNCLFEGTNLSEGRGTTRPFELIGAPYIKGWEIADRMNRLDLPGVSFREAYFNPTFSKHAGINVGGLQLYVTDRDGYDPIRTALTIMVELKKQYPNDFAWRSDNWIDKLMGTDKIRKAIDKGASVDEIIADWQGGLKAFQQLRKSYLLYR; this is encoded by the coding sequence ATGACGAAGAATCGCTGGCTTCGCTGCCTGTCGTCCTTGGTACTGCTTTGTACGCTGACTGCGGCAGGAGGCGCCGATCTCGGTTTGGCCAAAGATAAGAAGAACAACCATGCCGTCCAGACAGGCATCGAACGGTTGCTTGAAAATCCTCAAATTTTAAAAGGGAAAAAGGTGGGGCTTATCACCAACCCGACTGGGGTAACCGTAGACCTGACACATGATGTGGACGCACTTCTCGAAAAAAACATCAATCTGGTGGCGGTGTACGGTCCTGAGCACGGCATTCGGGGAACGGAGCAGGCGGGATCGGCCCCTGGGACCTACGAAGATCCGAAAACGGGGCTGCCGTTTTATAACCTGTACGGAAAAACGCCGCAGGAAATCGCCCCGATATTCAGTGATGTGGATGTCATCCTGTTCGATATTCAGGATGTCGGTTCGCGCTTTTACACGTACATTTCCACGATGGCATACGCGATGAAAGCAGCAGCTCTGCAGGACAAGCCATTCATCGTGCTGGATAGGCCCAATCCCATCGGCGGGGTAAAGGTGGAGGGACCGGTGCTCGACCCCGATTACCAGTCGTTCGTGGGCATCTATCCGATCCCTGTGCGCCACGGCATGACGGTGGGTGAGCTGGCGGTTTTGTTCAATGAGCAATTCCTTGAGAAAGAGTTGGGGAAAAAAGCGAATCTCGAAATCGTCCAGATGAAAGGCTGGAAACGGGACATGCAGTATGACGAGACAGGACTCCCATGGGTGCTGCCATCGCCAAACATGCCTACTCCTGAAACCGCCCTGGTGTACCCCGGCAACTGCCTGTTTGAAGGAACCAATCTTTCTGAGGGACGTGGAACCACCCGTCCGTTTGAACTGATCGGCGCCCCCTACATAAAAGGGTGGGAGATTGCGGATCGAATGAATCGTCTGGATTTGCCTGGCGTGTCCTTCCGGGAAGCGTATTTCAATCCCACCTTTTCCAAGCATGCTGGGATAAACGTCGGCGGCCTGCAGCTGTACGTGACCGATCGGGACGGGTATGACCCGATACGCACGGCTCTCACCATCATGGTGGAATTGAAAAAACAGTACCCGAATGATTTTGCCTGGCGCAGCGACAACTGGATCGACAAGCTGATGGGAACGGACAAGATCCGAAAAGCCATCGACAAAGGGGCATCCGTGGACGAGATCATCGCAGATTGGCAAGGTGGGTTGAAGGCATTCCAGCAGCTGCGCAAGTCGTATCTGCTCTACCGCTAG
- a CDS encoding acyl-CoA dehydrogenase family protein yields the protein MTAAHDSHKTARPYLTEEHHMFRESLRKFLEKEVEPHFEKWEEDEFIPRSYWNRMGENGYLCPQVSPEYGGLGLDFGFSIVLAEEIGKVGGGLGGPGLHSSIVVPYLESFGTEEQKRKYLPKCISGEIVTAIAMTEPAAGSDVAGIRTTAVRQGDHYIVNGEKTFITNGIHADLIIVAVKTDPKATPAHKGVSLLLVERDTPGFSRGKKLKKVGLRSQDTAELIFEDAKVPVSQLLGEEGKGFYYLMHKLQQERILAAAGALVAAEDMLELTISYVKQRKAFGRPISTFQNTQFEIAEMATDVQMARTFVDDLIVRHMQGQDVVTQVSMAKWWITDMARRMAPRCMQLHGGYGFMEEYKIARRYRDIAVSPIFAGSNEIMKVIIAKNLGL from the coding sequence ATGACGGCTGCCCATGATTCCCATAAAACCGCACGCCCTTATTTGACAGAGGAGCATCACATGTTCCGCGAGTCCCTGCGCAAGTTTTTGGAAAAGGAAGTCGAGCCCCATTTTGAGAAGTGGGAGGAGGATGAGTTCATTCCCCGATCGTACTGGAACAGGATGGGGGAGAACGGATATTTATGCCCGCAGGTTTCGCCGGAATACGGAGGGCTCGGTCTTGATTTCGGTTTTTCCATCGTGCTTGCGGAAGAGATCGGAAAGGTAGGGGGAGGTCTAGGCGGTCCTGGCCTGCATTCCTCCATCGTCGTTCCCTACCTGGAATCGTTTGGTACGGAAGAACAAAAGCGAAAATATTTACCCAAGTGCATCAGTGGGGAAATCGTGACTGCGATCGCTATGACAGAGCCTGCTGCCGGCTCGGATGTAGCGGGGATTCGAACGACTGCTGTTCGCCAAGGGGACCATTACATCGTCAATGGGGAGAAGACCTTCATCACGAACGGCATTCACGCTGATTTGATTATCGTGGCAGTGAAGACCGATCCCAAAGCGACGCCAGCCCATAAAGGCGTGAGCTTGCTTCTGGTGGAACGAGATACCCCCGGTTTTTCCCGGGGCAAAAAGCTGAAAAAAGTGGGCCTGCGCAGTCAAGATACGGCTGAGCTCATCTTTGAAGACGCCAAGGTTCCCGTCTCCCAGCTCTTGGGCGAGGAAGGCAAAGGCTTTTACTACCTCATGCACAAGCTTCAGCAGGAGAGAATTCTCGCGGCCGCAGGGGCTCTCGTCGCAGCGGAAGATATGCTTGAGCTGACCATTTCCTATGTGAAGCAGCGGAAAGCATTTGGCCGCCCTATCAGCACGTTCCAAAACACGCAGTTCGAGATTGCAGAGATGGCGACGGATGTGCAAATGGCCCGTACCTTCGTGGACGATCTGATCGTTCGTCACATGCAGGGCCAGGATGTGGTGACGCAGGTCTCGATGGCGAAGTGGTGGATCACGGACATGGCGAGACGGATGGCCCCTCGCTGCATGCAGCTGCACGGCGGCTATGGATTCATGGAAGAGTACAAGATCGCAAGGCGCTATCGTGACATTGCGGTATCACCGATTTTTGCAGGCTCCAATGAAATCATGAAAGTCATCATCGCCAAGAATCTGGGTCTGTAG
- a CDS encoding FAS1-like dehydratase domain-containing protein — protein MVESKIGIKTKTTTFTIELGKIKEFARALGDPHPGYENGDCLPPTFATVIDFWSGDTSLASMLELNMARVLHGGQEYEYRGKILPGDVITTEGEVENAYSKAGMNFFVVKKTYRNQKGEIVLLSRSTIIERHGKEEQT, from the coding sequence ATGGTAGAGTCAAAGATTGGGATCAAAACGAAAACGACGACCTTTACCATAGAGCTGGGGAAAATCAAGGAATTTGCCCGAGCACTGGGAGATCCGCATCCAGGCTACGAGAATGGCGATTGTTTGCCACCGACGTTTGCGACCGTGATCGACTTTTGGAGCGGAGACACGTCGCTCGCATCTATGCTGGAGCTCAACATGGCGAGAGTTTTGCACGGCGGTCAGGAATACGAGTATAGGGGGAAAATCTTGCCGGGCGATGTCATCACGACTGAAGGGGAAGTCGAGAATGCCTACAGTAAGGCAGGCATGAACTTCTTTGTCGTGAAAAAGACGTATCGGAACCAGAAGGGCGAGATTGTATTGCTGAGTCGTTCGACGATCATTGAGCGGCATGGAAAGGAGGAGCAAACTTGA
- a CDS encoding CaiB/BaiF CoA transferase family protein: protein MLSDILVVDFSQHLPGPYATLRLADRGAQIVKVETPQGDPARKPTMVDQKDNYLFRANGRSKKSIVLNLKEESQRYVALDLISKADVVIESFRPGVTGRLGISYEDAVKVNPGIVYCSLSGYGQDGPMHQLGSHDLNYMALGGALAQLKDDCGTPIPPSLTIADMAGGLAASEAILAALVQRGKTGKGAYLDIAISDVVLSLMTTHVLLESATGEPHGLAKLSRGLVSYGIYQTKDERFVALAALESKFWENFCEAVERPQWRSAGMTPPNPDNPVYQDMKALFQSKTMAEWTAFSLKVDCCLTPVLEVGELHRHPQIQARGLIQERWGHRYAGTCYQEEHSVLEKAAPAPQLGEHTEEWLTRLMKNS from the coding sequence ATGCTGTCAGACATTCTCGTCGTCGATTTTTCCCAGCATCTGCCTGGGCCCTATGCCACGCTGCGCCTGGCAGATCGCGGTGCCCAGATCGTGAAAGTGGAGACGCCGCAGGGAGATCCGGCACGAAAGCCTACCATGGTCGACCAAAAGGACAACTATCTGTTCCGCGCAAACGGTCGCAGCAAGAAAAGCATCGTTCTCAATTTGAAGGAAGAGTCTCAGCGCTATGTCGCTCTCGACCTCATCAGCAAAGCCGATGTCGTCATCGAAAGCTTCCGGCCGGGCGTGACGGGGCGTCTGGGCATCAGCTATGAGGATGCGGTAAAAGTAAATCCGGGCATCGTCTACTGCTCCTTGTCCGGCTATGGACAAGATGGACCGATGCATCAGCTCGGCAGTCATGATCTCAACTACATGGCCCTCGGCGGCGCTTTGGCTCAATTGAAGGATGACTGTGGAACGCCGATCCCGCCGAGCCTCACGATTGCCGATATGGCAGGGGGGCTGGCAGCATCGGAAGCGATTTTGGCAGCATTGGTACAGCGGGGAAAGACCGGAAAAGGGGCTTATCTCGACATCGCGATCTCGGATGTCGTGCTGTCTTTGATGACCACTCATGTACTGCTGGAGTCCGCCACTGGTGAACCGCACGGGCTTGCCAAATTATCCAGAGGCTTGGTCTCGTACGGAATTTATCAGACGAAGGACGAGCGCTTTGTCGCTTTGGCAGCTTTGGAATCGAAGTTCTGGGAGAATTTTTGCGAGGCTGTAGAGAGGCCGCAGTGGCGATCGGCAGGCATGACTCCTCCCAATCCGGACAATCCGGTCTATCAGGATATGAAGGCGTTATTTCAAAGCAAGACCATGGCAGAATGGACGGCATTTTCCCTAAAGGTCGATTGCTGTCTGACTCCGGTCCTCGAAGTAGGAGAGCTGCATCGACACCCGCAGATTCAGGCTCGGGGATTGATTCAGGAACGCTGGGGGCATCGTTACGCAGGCACCTGCTATCAGGAGGAACATTCCGTCCTCGAGAAAGCAGCTCCTGCGCCGCAGCTGGGTGAACACACCGAGGAGTGGCTGACGAGATTGATGAAAAACTCGTGA